The following are from one region of the Cervus canadensis isolate Bull #8, Minnesota chromosome 21, ASM1932006v1, whole genome shotgun sequence genome:
- the STYK1 gene encoding tyrosine-protein kinase STYK1 isoform X1, producing MGNERGVMRMLLECSLSDKLCIIQEQQYEIIIIPTFLVGTFLILLGVILWLFIRGQRAQQQSPGPRGVAHVPLSGNLSQEAAGPGETVFVPLEETSVESLLRTSAHALAKLQVPREQLSEVLEQIHSGSYGAIYRTTMHTGNPAKPKSVVLKSLKEPTGLQEVQDFLGRIQFYQYLGKHKNLVHLEGCCTDRLPLYMVLEDVAQGDLLSFLWTCRRDVMTMDGLPYDLTEKQIYHIGKQVLLALEFLQEKRLFHGDVAARNILIQCDLTAKLCGLGLAYEVLSRGAISSTHVVPLKWLAPERLLLKPAGIKGDVWSFGILLYEMVTLGAPPYPEVPPTNILQHLQRGQIMERPSSCTHTMYGLMKSCWRWSEDSRPSLRKLRACLETAAQSADDKAVLQVPELVVPELYAAVAGISVESVSYCTSIF from the exons ATGGGAAATGAGAGGGGCGTGATGCGGATGCTGTTGGAATGCAGTCTCAGTGACAAGTTGTGTA TTATCCAGGAACAGCAGTATGAAATCATCATCATCCCTACCTTCCTGGTTGGTACCTTCCTCATCCTCCTCGGCGTCATCCTGTGGCTTTTTATCAGAGGACAGAGAGCCCAACAGCAGTCTCCAGGACCTCGAG GTGTTGCCCATGTACCTCTATCTGGGAACCTAAGCCAGGAAGCAGCAGGACCTGGGGAAACTGTGTTTGTACCACTTGAGGAGACCTCGGTGGAAAGCCTTCTGCGAACTTCTGCACATGCCCTGGCTAAGCTGCAGGTGCCCCGGGAGCAACTCTCTGAAGTTCTGGAGCAAATCCACAGTGGTAGCTATGGGGCCATCTATCGCACCACGATGCACACTGGGAACCCTGCAAAGCCCAAGAGTGTGGTCCTCAAGAGTTTAAAAG AACCAACTGGGCTCCAAGAGGTGCAGGATTTCTTAGGGCGAATCCAATTCTATCAGTACTTGGGGAAGCACAAGAACCTGGTACATCTGGAAGGCTGCTGCACAGACAGGCTGCCGCTCTACATGGTATTGGAGGATGTGGCCCAGGGAGACCTGCTCAGCTTTCTCTGGACCTGTCGCCGG gATGTGATGACCATGGATGGTCTTCCCTATGACCTCACAGAGAAACAAATATATCACATTGGGAAGCAGGTCCTTTTGGCTTTG GAATTTCTCCAGGAGAAGCGTCTGTTCCATGGCGATGTGGCAGCCAGGAATATTCTAATCCAGTGTGACCTCACTGCTAAGCTCTGTGGGCTGGGCCTGGCTTATGAAGTTCTCTCCCGAGGGGCCATCTCCTCCACTCATGTCGTACCTCTCAAGTGGCTTGCCCCGGAACGGCTTCTGCTGAAACCAGCTGGCATCAAAGGAGATGT CTGGTCTTTTGGGATCCTGCTATACGAGATGGTGACTCTAG GGGCACCTCCATATCCTGAGGTCCCTCCTACCAATATCCTACAGCATCTCCAAAGAGGGCAAATCATGGAGAGACCCAGTAGTTGCACACACACCAT GTATGGTCTTATGAAGTCCTGCTGGCGTTGGAGTGAGGACAGCCGCCCCTCACTTCGAAAGCTACGCGCATGTCTCGAAACTGCTGCTCAAAGTGCAGACGACAAGGCTGTGTTGCAAGTCCCGGAGTTGGTGGTACCTGAACTGTACGCAGCTGTGGCGGGTATCAGCGTGGAGAGTGTCTCCTACTGCACCAGCATCTTCTGA
- the STYK1 gene encoding tyrosine-protein kinase STYK1 isoform X2, whose translation MGNERGVMRMLLECSLSDKLCIIQEQQYEIIIIPTFLVGTFLILLGVILWLFIRGQRAQQQSPGPRGVAHVPLSGNLSQEAAGPGETVFVPLEETSVESLLRTSAHALAKLQVPREQLSEVLEQIHSGSYGAIYRTTMHTGNPAKPKSVVLKSLKEPTGLQEVQDFLGRIQFYQYLGKHKNLVHLEGCCTDRLPLYMVLEDVAQGDLLSFLWTCRRDVMTMDGLPYDLTEKQIYHIGKQVLLALEFLQEKRLFHGDVAARNILIQCDLTAKLCGLGLAYEVLSRGAISSTHVVPLKWLAPERLLLKPAGIKGDVWSFGILLYEMVTLGAPPYPEVPPTNILQHLQRGQIMERPSSCTHTISYW comes from the exons ATGGGAAATGAGAGGGGCGTGATGCGGATGCTGTTGGAATGCAGTCTCAGTGACAAGTTGTGTA TTATCCAGGAACAGCAGTATGAAATCATCATCATCCCTACCTTCCTGGTTGGTACCTTCCTCATCCTCCTCGGCGTCATCCTGTGGCTTTTTATCAGAGGACAGAGAGCCCAACAGCAGTCTCCAGGACCTCGAG GTGTTGCCCATGTACCTCTATCTGGGAACCTAAGCCAGGAAGCAGCAGGACCTGGGGAAACTGTGTTTGTACCACTTGAGGAGACCTCGGTGGAAAGCCTTCTGCGAACTTCTGCACATGCCCTGGCTAAGCTGCAGGTGCCCCGGGAGCAACTCTCTGAAGTTCTGGAGCAAATCCACAGTGGTAGCTATGGGGCCATCTATCGCACCACGATGCACACTGGGAACCCTGCAAAGCCCAAGAGTGTGGTCCTCAAGAGTTTAAAAG AACCAACTGGGCTCCAAGAGGTGCAGGATTTCTTAGGGCGAATCCAATTCTATCAGTACTTGGGGAAGCACAAGAACCTGGTACATCTGGAAGGCTGCTGCACAGACAGGCTGCCGCTCTACATGGTATTGGAGGATGTGGCCCAGGGAGACCTGCTCAGCTTTCTCTGGACCTGTCGCCGG gATGTGATGACCATGGATGGTCTTCCCTATGACCTCACAGAGAAACAAATATATCACATTGGGAAGCAGGTCCTTTTGGCTTTG GAATTTCTCCAGGAGAAGCGTCTGTTCCATGGCGATGTGGCAGCCAGGAATATTCTAATCCAGTGTGACCTCACTGCTAAGCTCTGTGGGCTGGGCCTGGCTTATGAAGTTCTCTCCCGAGGGGCCATCTCCTCCACTCATGTCGTACCTCTCAAGTGGCTTGCCCCGGAACGGCTTCTGCTGAAACCAGCTGGCATCAAAGGAGATGT CTGGTCTTTTGGGATCCTGCTATACGAGATGGTGACTCTAG GGGCACCTCCATATCCTGAGGTCCCTCCTACCAATATCCTACAGCATCTCCAAAGAGGGCAAATCATGGAGAGACCCAGTAGTTGCACACACACCAT CTCATACTGGTAG